Proteins encoded together in one Telopea speciosissima isolate NSW1024214 ecotype Mountain lineage chromosome 6, Tspe_v1, whole genome shotgun sequence window:
- the LOC122664969 gene encoding snakin-2-like, translating to MAVSKAAIALLLFSILVLKVAETEQTLGSTDATKIDCGAACAARCRLSSRPRLCKRACGTCCGKCNCVPPGTSGNQEVCPCYANMTTHGNKHKCP from the exons ATGGCTGTGTCTAAGGCTGCAATTGCTttgcttctcttctctattcttgtTCTCAAAGTGGCTGAAACTGAACAAACG CTGGGAAGCACTGACGCAACTAAAATAG ATTGTGGGGCAGCTTGTGCGGCGAGATGCCGGCTTTCGTCGAGGCCAAGGCTTTGCAAGAGGGCTTGTGGGACTTGCTGTGGTAAGTGCAACTGCGTTCCTCCAGGCACATCTGGTAACCAGGAGGTCTGTCCTTGCTATGCCAACATGACCACACACGGTAACAAACACAAGTGCCCGTAA